A portion of the Campylobacter concisus ATCC 51562 genome contains these proteins:
- a CDS encoding peroxiredoxin produces the protein MLVTKKAPDFTAAAVLGNNQIVNDFNLYKNIGEKGAVVFFYPMDFTFVCPSEIIAFDKRYDEFKSRGIEVIAVSCDNQFSHFAWKETPVNKGGIGKVRFPIVADMTKSIARGFDVLLEDAGVALRGSFLLDKDGTVRHAVINDLPLGRNIDEMIRMVDTMLFTNEHGEVCPAGWNKGDAGMKPSTEGVADYLSHNEGKL, from the coding sequence ATGTTAGTAACAAAAAAAGCACCTGATTTTACAGCTGCAGCAGTTTTAGGAAACAATCAAATTGTAAATGATTTTAATCTTTATAAAAATATTGGTGAGAAAGGCGCAGTTGTATTTTTCTATCCAATGGATTTTACTTTTGTTTGCCCAAGCGAAATTATCGCATTTGACAAAAGATATGACGAGTTCAAGTCACGTGGTATCGAAGTTATCGCAGTTTCATGCGATAACCAATTTTCACATTTTGCATGGAAAGAGACTCCGGTAAATAAAGGCGGTATTGGTAAAGTTCGCTTCCCTATCGTAGCTGATATGACAAAATCAATAGCTCGCGGATTTGACGTACTTCTAGAAGATGCTGGTGTAGCGCTTCGCGGTAGTTTCTTGCTAGATAAAGACGGCACTGTTCGCCACGCAGTTATAAACGATCTTCCACTTGGCAGAAATATCGATGAGATGATAAGAATGGTTGATACTATGCTATTTACAAACGAGCACGGCGAAGTTTGCCCAGCTGGTTGGAATAAAGGTGATGCTGGTATGAAACCAAGCACTGAAGGTGTTGCCGACTACCTTTCACACAACGAAGGCAAACTATAA
- a CDS encoding PilZ domain-containing protein has product MDFKGRQELVINCEDSILKLRDKFIDDGIKFCRQLTFIVPHDQVKICLENIFDTLLIQKPNATQLQDDLNNLIPKSNARDELINFLLLNLTLNFSHSCDNSTFVGYFVNAVSRIKEILCDVKDQQETNVKDMIETGTFFYEDPINTFTRMKKAKVRPELLNLYDGLNIKYEAEILEVKEDSVVFRVDMMQILAMKQDGKGFILPNSFFSKPLCADIVNYNIVNKGVTLSNFLRNTTMYAYKRKFQRILPNRFTKTIIKGKQDKIEGSLYDVSEGGISVLSPQTTNFQDGEELEATFDISIAPDKVKNVTLKLRLVTELAYKGYIRYCMKLIDDDETIKDFTQKRIKETLDELRSRINLYE; this is encoded by the coding sequence ATGGATTTTAAAGGCAGGCAAGAGCTTGTAATAAATTGCGAAGATAGCATACTTAAATTAAGAGATAAATTTATCGATGACGGTATCAAATTTTGTAGACAGCTAACGTTTATCGTACCGCACGATCAGGTAAAAATTTGTCTTGAAAATATCTTTGATACACTGCTTATTCAAAAGCCAAATGCTACACAGCTACAAGATGATTTAAATAATCTAATACCAAAATCAAATGCAAGAGACGAATTAATCAATTTTCTACTTTTAAATTTGACTTTAAATTTTAGTCACTCTTGCGACAATAGCACCTTCGTAGGCTATTTCGTAAATGCCGTTTCAAGAATCAAAGAAATTTTATGTGACGTTAAAGACCAGCAAGAAACAAATGTAAAAGACATGATTGAAACCGGAACATTTTTTTATGAAGATCCGATCAATACATTCACTCGTATGAAAAAAGCCAAGGTAAGGCCAGAGCTTTTAAATTTATATGATGGATTAAATATAAAATATGAGGCTGAAATTTTAGAAGTTAAAGAAGATAGTGTCGTTTTTCGCGTGGATATGATGCAAATTTTAGCTATGAAACAAGACGGCAAAGGTTTTATTTTGCCAAATAGCTTTTTCTCAAAGCCACTATGTGCTGATATTGTTAATTACAATATCGTCAATAAAGGCGTCACTCTTTCAAATTTCTTACGAAATACAACGATGTACGCATATAAAAGAAAATTCCAACGTATCTTGCCAAATCGTTTTACCAAAACTATTATCAAAGGCAAACAAGATAAGATCGAAGGTAGCCTTTATGATGTTTCTGAAGGCGGTATAAGTGTATTAAGCCCGCAAACTACAAATTTTCAAGATGGAGAAGAACTAGAAGCGACCTTTGATATCTCAATCGCGCCAGATAAAGTAAAAAACGTGACTTTAAAACTAAGACTTGTTACAGAGCTGGCATATAAAGGCTATATCAGATACTGCATGAAGCTTATTGATGATGATGAAACTATAAAAGATTTTACGCAAAAGCGCATAAAAGAGACGCTTGATGAGCTTCGCTCACGTATAAATTTATACGAATAA
- a CDS encoding helicase HerA domain-containing protein yields the protein MKTIQENLKLFYIGLKDKEPFFYKNKDLTTHAAIIGMTGSGKTGLGITLLEEACIDNIPSIIIDPKGDITNLALTFPQMRSEDFLPYIDEAEAANKGQSVEEFAAAQAELWRNGIESSFQDLERVKILKESANFNIYTPKSSAGIGVALLSDFACPNITDEEIFSNYINSLAASVLSLVGINSEDMNSKEQLLISTIFDTKFKEQKDVSIEELINFIANPPFKKIGVFDVDTFYPSSERLKLAMKINALIASPSFKGWTQGVRLEISKMLFDENGKAKCNVFTISHLNDAERMFFVTLLLNEIIAWMRGTEGTSSLRAILYMDEIFGFFPPNANPPSKTPMLTLLKQARAFGLGCVLSTQNPVDLDYKGLSNIGTWFIGRLQTAQDKARVIDGLSGISGSNLDKASLESLISNLAKRNFLVKNINEDGLSVISTRWALSYLKGPLSREQISNLMKDKKENLSTQSVDKSEMKFSIKPIISNEITQLYANSKSLTPNLFASAKVRIYDIKKGIDSVYEVSYLYELNENDNEPNWDEASEGLHVDASENEPSGASFAAVPNFILKAKNFDNIQKDFKEYLYRNFKFNTFEALGIYSKNNETKEQFYIRLQDRCNEILEEQTAKLTAKFEKERKSLQDKLNKALAKLDKEQKEMTTSGLDAAINIGASILGAIFGNKLLSRQNAGKIASSARSANRVLKERSDVKLSEQSVNDINLAISELEEKFAQECDALKEANDVKNITINETQISPKKSDIYDEKVVLLWR from the coding sequence GTGAAAACAATACAAGAGAATTTAAAACTTTTTTATATCGGACTAAAAGATAAAGAGCCATTTTTTTATAAAAATAAGGATCTAACCACCCACGCAGCCATCATCGGCATGACAGGTAGCGGTAAAACAGGCCTTGGCATCACGCTTTTAGAAGAGGCCTGCATAGACAACATCCCCTCTATCATCATCGATCCAAAGGGCGATATCACAAATTTAGCCCTCACCTTTCCGCAGATGAGGTCGGAGGATTTTTTACCATACATAGATGAAGCAGAAGCGGCCAACAAAGGTCAAAGTGTAGAAGAATTTGCCGCTGCTCAGGCCGAGCTTTGGAGAAATGGCATAGAGTCGAGCTTTCAAGATCTTGAGCGAGTAAAAATTTTAAAAGAAAGCGCAAACTTTAACATCTACACACCAAAAAGCTCAGCTGGCATAGGCGTAGCGCTACTTAGCGACTTTGCCTGCCCAAATATCACTGATGAAGAAATTTTTAGCAACTATATAAATTCGCTTGCAGCCTCGGTATTATCTCTTGTAGGTATAAATTCCGAGGACATGAACTCAAAAGAACAGCTTCTCATCTCAACCATATTTGATACTAAATTTAAAGAGCAAAAAGATGTCAGCATCGAAGAGCTCATAAATTTCATCGCAAATCCGCCTTTTAAAAAGATAGGCGTTTTTGATGTCGATACCTTCTATCCAAGCAGTGAGCGCCTAAAGCTTGCCATGAAGATAAACGCTCTCATCGCAAGCCCAAGCTTTAAAGGCTGGACGCAGGGCGTTAGACTAGAAATTTCAAAAATGCTATTTGACGAAAACGGCAAGGCAAAGTGCAATGTCTTTACGATCTCACACCTAAATGACGCCGAGAGGATGTTTTTTGTTACCCTTTTGCTAAACGAGATCATCGCGTGGATGCGCGGTACTGAGGGCACAAGCTCACTTAGAGCGATCCTTTATATGGATGAAATTTTTGGATTTTTCCCACCAAATGCAAATCCTCCATCAAAAACGCCTATGCTCACACTTTTAAAGCAAGCTCGTGCATTTGGTCTTGGCTGCGTCTTAAGCACACAAAACCCAGTCGATCTTGACTATAAAGGCCTTAGCAACATCGGTACTTGGTTTATCGGCCGCCTCCAAACAGCCCAGGACAAAGCCCGTGTGATCGACGGATTAAGCGGTATCTCTGGCTCAAATTTAGATAAAGCCTCACTAGAAAGCCTCATATCAAATTTAGCTAAGAGAAATTTTTTAGTTAAAAATATAAATGAAGATGGGCTAAGCGTTATTTCGACACGGTGGGCATTAAGCTATCTAAAAGGCCCGCTAAGCCGCGAGCAAATTTCAAATTTGATGAAAGATAAAAAAGAAAATTTAAGCACTCAAAGCGTGGATAAAAGCGAGATGAAATTTAGTATAAAGCCCATAATCTCAAATGAGATCACGCAGCTTTATGCTAACTCAAAAAGCCTCACGCCAAATTTATTTGCAAGTGCGAAGGTGAGAATTTATGACATCAAAAAAGGTATCGATAGCGTTTATGAAGTAAGCTATCTTTATGAGCTAAATGAAAATGATAATGAGCCAAACTGGGATGAGGCTAGCGAAGGCTTGCATGTTGATGCAAGCGAAAATGAGCCAAGTGGCGCAAGCTTTGCAGCCGTGCCAAATTTCATTTTAAAAGCTAAAAATTTTGACAATATCCAAAAAGATTTTAAAGAGTATCTGTATAGAAATTTTAAATTTAATACCTTTGAGGCATTGGGAATTTATTCAAAAAACAATGAAACAAAGGAGCAGTTTTATATCAGGCTTCAAGATAGGTGCAATGAAATTTTAGAAGAACAAACCGCAAAACTCACAGCAAAATTTGAAAAAGAGCGAAAAAGCTTACAAGACAAGTTAAACAAGGCTCTAGCAAAGCTTGATAAAGAGCAAAAAGAGATGACCACAAGTGGGCTTGATGCTGCCATAAATATAGGCGCTAGCATACTTGGAGCGATATTTGGCAACAAGCTTTTATCTCGTCAAAATGCAGGCAAAATCGCATCAAGCGCAAGAAGCGCAAATAGAGTCTTAAAAGAGCGAAGTGACGTCAAGCTTAGCGAGCAAAGCGTAAATGACATAAATTTAGCCATTAGCGAACTTGAAGAGAAATTTGCACAAGAGTGTGATGCGTTAAAAGAAGCAAATGATGTTAAAAACATCACGATAAATGAAACGCAAATTTCACCAAAGAAAAGCGATATCTATGACGAGAAAGTCGTACTTTTGTGGAGATGA
- the plsY gene encoding glycerol-3-phosphate 1-O-acyltransferase PlsY has product MQNLILYAISYLLGSIPSGLILAKIFGHVDIKNEGSKSIGATNVLRVLKQKDPKLAKKLAILTIVCDVLKGVLPLIIASYLGTSQSVLWTMAVLSVAGHCFSIFLGFQGGKGVATGAGVIAFFLPVEIIIALAVWFLVGKFLKISSLASLCALIALIASSFIIHPELDEIYTHAPILIIAFLVVYKHIPNIVRLISGKEKKVV; this is encoded by the coding sequence ATGCAAAATTTAATACTTTATGCCATTAGTTATTTGCTTGGAAGCATTCCATCTGGCCTTATTCTTGCAAAAATTTTTGGGCATGTTGATATAAAAAACGAAGGTAGCAAGAGCATTGGCGCAACAAATGTTTTAAGAGTTTTAAAACAAAAAGATCCAAAATTAGCCAAAAAACTAGCCATTTTAACGATAGTCTGTGATGTTTTAAAAGGCGTTTTGCCGCTTATTATCGCTTCATATTTAGGAACTAGTCAAAGTGTACTTTGGACGATGGCGGTTTTAAGCGTGGCTGGACATTGTTTTTCTATATTTTTGGGCTTTCAAGGCGGCAAAGGAGTCGCAACTGGAGCTGGAGTAATCGCATTTTTCTTGCCAGTTGAGATCATTATCGCTCTAGCTGTTTGGTTTTTGGTCGGTAAATTTTTAAAGATAAGCTCTCTAGCCTCACTTTGCGCGTTGATAGCTCTCATAGCATCAAGCTTTATAATCCACCCAGAACTAGATGAAATCTATACACACGCTCCGATACTAATCATCGCATTTTTGGTGGTTTATAAACACATACCAAATATCGTTCGCTTAATATCTGGCAAGGAGAAAAAAGTCGTATGA
- a CDS encoding dihydroneopterin aldolase: MKSEMTTIIKDYKFETIIGMLDFERVAKQEVQMNLEICSTSFIDYVLIIDFVKNFYNERQFQSVEESLEETSKALKEKFSSLTSLKMEILKTEILPNAVVGAKINTIF; this comes from the coding sequence ATGAAAAGCGAGATGACGACGATCATTAAAGATTATAAATTTGAAACGATCATCGGAATGCTTGATTTTGAGCGAGTCGCTAAGCAAGAGGTGCAAATGAATCTAGAAATTTGCTCAACTAGTTTTATTGATTATGTTTTAATTATTGACTTTGTTAAAAATTTTTATAATGAAAGACAGTTTCAAAGCGTTGAAGAGTCTCTTGAAGAAACCAGTAAAGCATTAAAAGAGAAATTTAGCTCACTAACTAGCCTTAAAATGGAAATTTTAAAAACTGAAATTTTACCAAACGCAGTTGTTGGAGCAAAAATAAACACTATTTTTTAA
- the hsrA gene encoding homeostatic response regulator transcription factor HsrA: protein MRILIVEDEVTLNKTIAEGLQEFGYQTDSSENFKDAEYYIGIRNYDLVLTDWMLQDGDGIDLINIIKHKSPRTSVVVLSAKDDKESEIKALRAGADDYIKKPFDFDILVARLEARLRFGGTNIIKIDELIINPDEEKITYLGRDIELKGKPFEVLTHLARHSDQIVSKEQLLDAIWEEPELVTPNVIEVAINQIRQKMDKPLNISTIETVRRRGYRFCFPKKA from the coding sequence ATGCGTATTTTAATAGTTGAAGATGAAGTGACGCTAAATAAGACGATTGCTGAGGGTTTGCAAGAGTTTGGCTATCAAACTGATAGCTCTGAAAATTTTAAAGATGCTGAGTACTATATAGGTATCAGAAATTACGATCTAGTTTTGACTGATTGGATGCTTCAAGATGGCGATGGCATAGATCTTATAAATATCATCAAACACAAATCTCCACGCACTTCAGTTGTAGTTCTTTCTGCAAAAGATGACAAAGAAAGCGAAATAAAAGCACTTAGAGCTGGCGCTGATGACTATATCAAAAAGCCATTTGATTTTGATATCTTAGTAGCTAGACTTGAAGCTAGACTACGCTTTGGTGGCACAAATATTATAAAAATCGATGAGCTCATCATCAATCCAGATGAGGAAAAAATCACATATTTGGGTCGTGATATTGAGCTTAAGGGTAAACCTTTTGAAGTCCTAACTCACCTTGCAAGACACTCAGATCAGATCGTATCTAAAGAACAACTACTTGATGCTATTTGGGAAGAGCCAGAGCTTGTAACTCCAAACGTTATTGAAGTCGCTATCAACCAAATCCGCCAAAAAATGGATAAACCACTAAATATTTCAACAATTGAAACTGTTAGAAGACGCGGATATAGATTTTGTTTTCCCAAAAAAGCCTAA
- a CDS encoding sensor histidine kinase, with protein MLIVVISVMLYHYIRVTVFQSVVNELNYQAEAYKKNPQNFNPLNSKTFTIENPNKTLATIKTDEPQDKETYIVTQKSKDQSKTILITKLDESSYLSLEKDTTLQAHIVEEIFIDIIIVNVSAILLVLFYALFLSRMLLIPIKILSHKLTNLDEKFLHEIDIKSLPDEFLPLGQSINRLISRIQTFVLYQKELFVGVAHELKTPLAVMKTKNEVTLLKPRESEKYIEALKSNNEAINGMNAMISSILEIGRQEGAQFEEPVNTDVIGFLKKLAKNYEILTKNDEKNIKLDLKPEILNLKIQTSLLTHIVQNFVQNAIKFSPKNSTITISSKLIKNKFIIEVIDEGIGIDESKDLFAPFKRYGDKGGAGLGLFLAKGAAQALGGEVDIKNRNDRSGAVASLVLNIKG; from the coding sequence ATGCTAATTGTAGTTATTTCGGTAATGCTTTATCACTATATAAGGGTTACCGTTTTTCAAAGTGTAGTTAATGAGCTAAACTATCAAGCAGAAGCTTATAAAAAAAATCCTCAGAATTTCAATCCTTTAAATTCAAAAACATTTACGATAGAAAATCCGAACAAAACCCTAGCAACGATAAAAACAGACGAGCCACAAGATAAAGAAACATATATCGTAACGCAAAAATCAAAGGATCAAAGTAAAACTATTTTAATAACAAAGCTTGATGAAAGCAGTTATTTAAGCCTGGAAAAAGATACTACACTTCAAGCTCATATAGTAGAAGAAATTTTTATAGATATTATAATCGTAAATGTATCAGCGATACTTTTGGTGCTTTTTTATGCACTATTTTTATCAAGAATGCTTTTAATACCTATAAAAATTTTAAGTCACAAGCTTACAAATTTAGACGAAAAATTTCTTCATGAGATCGATATAAAAAGTCTACCAGATGAGTTTTTACCACTTGGACAGAGCATAAATAGGCTAATCTCTCGTATCCAAACATTTGTCTTATACCAAAAAGAACTTTTTGTAGGCGTGGCACATGAGTTAAAAACACCGCTGGCCGTAATGAAAACAAAAAATGAAGTTACGCTTTTAAAGCCACGCGAGAGCGAAAAATATATCGAGGCTCTAAAATCAAACAATGAAGCTATAAACGGCATGAATGCGATGATAAGTTCTATACTTGAGATCGGTCGCCAAGAGGGAGCTCAGTTTGAAGAGCCAGTAAATACCGATGTCATAGGATTTTTAAAAAAACTTGCTAAAAACTATGAGATACTTACGAAAAATGATGAAAAAAATATAAAACTAGACCTAAAACCAGAAATTTTAAATCTAAAAATACAAACTAGCTTGCTAACTCACATTGTGCAAAATTTTGTTCAAAATGCCATTAAATTTTCACCAAAAAATAGCACCATTACGATTAGCTCTAAGCTCATAAAAAATAAATTTATCATCGAAGTAATAGACGAGGGAATAGGTATAGATGAGAGTAAAGATTTATTTGCTCCATTTAAAAGATACGGCGACAAAGGTGGTGCTGGGCTTGGGTTGTTTCTAGCTAAAGGTGCAGCGCAGGCTCTTGGTGGCGAAGTAGACATTAAAAATAGAAATGATAGAAGCGGTGCAGTCGCAAGCCTAGTTTTAAATATAAAAGGATAA
- a CDS encoding Ppx/GppA phosphatase family protein, translating to MAKRTAVIDLGSNSMRMAIFERTSRLAFFILAEYKTKVRLGEGGYGSNNEISESSMEKALKAFSEFSNIIKSYKCNKVLCVGTSALRDAPNANVLISLLRKKLGINLKVIDGKEEATFGAIAAKNLLHNIDECVTIDIGGGSTELARISKGKITDTLSLDIGTVRLKELFFDKKNLNKLPKFLEQVTKQIDERFKCQNIIAIGGSLRAISSAIMSKNLYPLSSLHGFCYKLSDEQAYIESIANVSVLELNKFPIKKDRYDTIREGAHIFLALAKALNAKNIITSGVGVREGVFLKDFLRPSLKFPQNFNPSIKSLQDRFILSCNKSVTRYAKDIFMVLKKLHGLSDNYLEVLLVAAKLHNVGQEIGFYGDHKNSAYIVLNALNYGFSHEQKALIAVVIGTNGKKNIYEFERYKNLLPKAECIRWLSFMLSLAKALDLTCERLNLNFEFSGHTLKIEGAKEFAIAKEEIKKITKPEIFAISFV from the coding sequence ATGGCAAAAAGAACCGCAGTAATCGACCTTGGCTCAAATTCTATGCGAATGGCGATATTTGAGAGAACGTCACGCTTAGCGTTTTTTATACTAGCTGAATATAAAACAAAAGTGCGTCTAGGCGAAGGTGGATATGGCTCAAACAATGAAATATCCGAAAGCTCAATGGAAAAAGCGCTAAAGGCCTTTAGCGAATTTTCAAATATCATAAAAAGCTACAAATGCAATAAAGTCTTATGTGTTGGTACTTCAGCGCTTAGGGACGCTCCAAACGCAAATGTTTTGATCTCTCTTTTAAGAAAAAAGCTTGGTATAAATTTAAAAGTCATTGACGGCAAAGAAGAGGCTACTTTTGGTGCGATCGCAGCCAAAAATTTACTCCATAATATCGATGAATGCGTCACTATCGATATCGGTGGCGGATCAACTGAACTTGCCAGAATAAGCAAAGGCAAAATAACAGATACGCTCTCGCTTGACATTGGCACAGTTAGGTTAAAAGAGCTTTTTTTTGATAAAAAAAACTTAAATAAATTGCCAAAATTTTTAGAGCAAGTTACAAAACAGATAGATGAGCGATTTAAATGCCAAAACATAATTGCTATTGGTGGCTCTCTTAGAGCGATATCATCTGCCATAATGAGCAAAAATTTATATCCGCTCTCATCACTGCATGGCTTTTGCTACAAGCTTAGCGACGAGCAAGCCTATATCGAGAGCATCGCAAATGTTAGCGTGCTTGAACTAAATAAATTTCCTATTAAAAAAGACAGATACGACACCATTAGAGAGGGTGCACATATCTTTTTGGCCCTTGCCAAAGCTCTAAATGCCAAAAATATTATAACAAGCGGGGTTGGTGTAAGAGAGGGAGTATTCTTAAAAGATTTTTTACGTCCTAGCCTTAAATTTCCGCAAAATTTTAATCCAAGTATCAAAAGTTTGCAAGATCGTTTTATATTATCATGCAATAAATCGGTCACAAGATATGCAAAAGATATATTTATGGTATTAAAAAAGCTTCACGGTCTAAGCGATAACTATCTTGAAGTGCTTTTAGTTGCTGCAAAACTTCACAATGTAGGTCAAGAGATTGGCTTTTATGGCGATCATAAAAACTCAGCCTATATAGTCCTAAATGCCTTAAATTATGGCTTTTCACATGAACAAAAAGCATTGATTGCAGTAGTAATTGGCACAAACGGAAAGAAAAATATCTATGAATTTGAACGGTATAAAAATTTACTTCCAAAAGCCGAGTGTATAAGATGGCTGAGTTTTATGCTCTCACTTGCAAAGGCACTTGATCTAACCTGTGAAAGGCTAAATTTAAACTTCGAATTTAGTGGACACACGCTAAAAATAGAAGGTGCAAAAGAATTTGCTATAGCAAAAGAAGAGATAAAAAAGATCACAAAACCTGAAATTTTTGCTATTTCGTTTGTATAG
- the fliN gene encoding flagellar motor switch protein FliN codes for MNDESAIETLEQLGLFKSYDELMDISVDFIAELGTTTVSINELLKFEAGSVIDLEKPAGESVELYINNRIFGKGEVMVYEKNLAIRINEILDSKSVIQYFKKELL; via the coding sequence ATGAACGACGAGAGTGCGATAGAGACGCTAGAGCAGCTAGGGCTTTTTAAGAGCTATGACGAGCTTATGGATATAAGCGTTGATTTTATAGCTGAACTAGGAACTACCACGGTTAGTATAAACGAGCTTTTGAAATTTGAAGCTGGTTCGGTCATAGACCTTGAAAAGCCAGCTGGTGAGAGTGTGGAGCTATATATAAATAATAGAATTTTTGGAAAAGGCGAAGTAATGGTTTATGAGAAAAATTTAGCCATCAGGATAAATGAAATTTTGGATTCAAAGTCAGTTATTCAGTACTTCAAAAAAGAACTTTTATGA
- a CDS encoding chemotaxis protein CheX: MRKVIDEATSYLCEDTLGLDLEFGKSLGKGFYGASIPVYKGKSEYHFYLFFKKDTLKIFMNTFFGHEDVDGGDLDDLCKEIANQIIGKAKNLLNEKEPNAYKLGTPEFLGEVENFGIKLKEKFVYKIKNRTFQIGYDIQ, from the coding sequence ATGAGAAAAGTTATAGATGAAGCTACAAGCTATCTTTGCGAGGATACTTTAGGGCTAGATTTAGAGTTTGGCAAGAGTCTGGGCAAAGGATTTTACGGAGCTAGCATACCAGTCTATAAGGGCAAAAGCGAGTATCATTTTTACCTATTTTTTAAAAAAGATACTTTGAAAATTTTCATGAATACCTTTTTTGGTCACGAAGATGTTGATGGTGGTGATCTAGACGATCTTTGTAAAGAGATAGCAAATCAGATCATTGGCAAAGCTAAAAATTTACTAAATGAAAAAGAGCCAAATGCTTATAAGCTTGGAACGCCTGAATTTTTAGGCGAAGTTGAAAATTTTGGCATCAAGCTAAAAGAGAAATTTGTATATAAAATAAAAAATAGAACATTTCAAATAGGCTACGACATACAATGA
- the trpA gene encoding tryptophan synthase subunit alpha produces MDKIKSAFNGKKANIGYIVAGYPSLEKTKDFLENLDESTLDLVEIGIPYSDPLADGKLIAQASFETVQNGVNTDVVFDMLESCKAKVTKPLVFLVYYNIIFAYGVDKFLKRSVEAGVSGFIVPDLPCEECEEFALKCKELNLSLVPLISVTSGSRADGILKFGSGFIYALGAIGVSGSKRADEDRIKNLVLELKKKSDLPVAVGFGIKNKDDVNEVKKYADGAIIGTQIVKLCAEFSGEKLVKEIDKLF; encoded by the coding sequence ATGGATAAGATCAAAAGCGCATTTAACGGCAAAAAAGCAAACATCGGCTACATCGTGGCTGGATATCCAAGCCTAGAAAAAACGAAGGATTTTTTAGAAAATTTAGATGAGAGCACGCTTGATCTAGTTGAGATCGGCATCCCTTACTCTGACCCGCTGGCTGACGGAAAACTCATCGCGCAAGCTAGCTTTGAGACGGTACAAAACGGCGTAAATACGGACGTTGTCTTTGATATGCTTGAGAGTTGCAAGGCAAAAGTGACAAAGCCACTTGTATTTCTGGTTTATTACAACATCATCTTTGCTTATGGTGTTGATAAATTTCTAAAAAGATCAGTTGAGGCTGGAGTTAGCGGCTTTATCGTTCCGGATCTGCCTTGCGAGGAGTGCGAGGAATTTGCTCTAAAGTGCAAAGAGCTAAATTTAAGTCTCGTGCCACTTATCAGCGTTACATCTGGTAGTAGAGCGGATGGAATTTTAAAATTTGGCTCAGGATTTATTTACGCTCTTGGCGCGATAGGCGTTAGTGGCTCAAAAAGGGCTGATGAAGATAGGATAAAAAATTTGGTTCTAGAGCTTAAGAAAAAGAGCGATCTGCCAGTAGCTGTGGGCTTTGGTATAAAAAACAAAGATGATGTTAATGAAGTAAAAAAGTATGCTGATGGAGCAATAATAGGTACGCAAATAGTTAAGCTTTGTGCCGAATTTAGCGGTGAAAAGCTAGTAAAAGAGATAGATAAACTCTTTTAA